The genomic DNA AGAGGGCGATCACATGGAATCACGGAGCAGCAATGCAAAACTGGGCCCCCACTTTGCATTGGCTGGGTCACACACGCGTCGCACTTCACTGAGCAGGCACCACAGGCGCCGAAGAGTTATCAAACGCGGAGATCAATTCAATTGCTGCCGGATCGTCGGCACTTTTGTACGTTTATTGGGAATACTTTTTCTCCCTCAGGCGTTTGCGAACCGAACACGTTAGAGCTCCAACAACAATTACGAGAGATGGAGACGCGCTGGTACACAgacgcaacacacacacattgaacaGCTGTTCGCGTTGATCGAAGCAGTGCTGCCAGACCATCGAAGTATTACATACTTTTTGCTAATGAGCgccaaaaccataaaaaccaTCTACCAGCTATAATGCCATCAAGTAAATTTCGTTCCTGGGTGTTTCAGGAACGGGTGGCGTTAATTATTTATCTGCAGTTTGCCTAACTGGAACACACTGCTGACCTTCGTGCGGCCCACTCTTCCCACCGCTCTCGTGTAATGCGGGGTATGAACAACTTTAAAACACGCACACTGAGtgaattatttttatggcgCTTCGTTTGCGGCCGTAGATGACAGGATAGGataaagaaatcaaagcaCTGGGCAGACTTCACCGTGCTGCAGGCCGAAAACAACTCAGGGAGCGGATTCGGAGAAGTTCCTTATATACCAGCCAGGACCAGGACAAGAGGCAAGACGCAGGGCGCAGGCGCAAAGCGGAAACGGTGTCAACTGTGTGGTGCCCTAGTCAATCGAAAGGGAGAAGAGAGCGCATAGAAGGAAAAGAGGCTATACATGAAAATCCTCTCCATTCTGTCAACCGTCAGCTGTTGATAGCACTTGGATTGTTGCTAGCACAACACTTACTATATGTACTTCGTTTTTAGGTGCATTCAACTAtcataataaaaatgcattacatTAGCAAAAATTTTAAAACTACTATAGTTTATTATTGTTACTATATTATTGGCATCTGTCCAAAGTTTCAACTTAATGTAGCTCATTACGAAGGCGTCGATTACGCTTCCAGTCTCGCAATTTTTCCCGCTGCATATCTTGACGAGAACGTCGCTGCTGAGGCCCTGGATCTTTTCGCCTTGTCGCGTTCGGATCGAATTCCTTGAAGTGTGTAACCTTAGCGGGTGGCTGCTCAATCCCGAGGCCAGATCTTAGTTTTCGTAGCACAGTTTTCACCGGATATAAGCGACCACTTTGGGTGGGCCCCAGACCGTGCTCTCGGTCCCAGCCCTGCTTGACCATAAGCTGCAGGCCACGATTCTTCGCAGATATATTGAACTTTACCAGTTTGTGGGACGGAAACGCTTTCATATTGAACTGGTGCACGGTGGATGTTTGATGAATTTTCCACGGTGTTTCCTTGTAGTTCCTTTTGCAGACACTACAGTGGAAGGGCATTGTCGTCTCTATTTCTCCCTGTGTGTCATCTTCAGTTGGGCTCGGTGACGTTTCAAGAATTTGTACCACTTCTGTGTGCCCTTTCAGCTTAGCCAGTGCGAGAGCCGTGTTACCAGATTTATCTCGGACATCTGTCTGCGCCCCATTATGTAGAAGCCATGACACAGCATCCTTGCAGCCATCACATGCAGCCATCATGAGAGCCGTCCAACCGTAGCCGTCGCAGGCGTTCAGCTGCTTGTCTGTGATGTGCATTTGGGACATCTCCTCCACCTTGTTGCCGATGGCAAGACGGAAGAACCTGCTCTTGTCGAACGGCAGCTGAACACTTCTCCTGGATTCATTGGACTTCTTTAGTGTCGGTCTGAAGGCTGGCCGAGTGGCTGGTGTCTCCAAAACTTCTTTGTAAAACATTTGGACTTCATCTCCGTCCAGGCCATTTATTTCGTGTTTTGTCACGTTTATCGGTGGCGGGGCAGGTTCTACGTGGCCGGCTCGGACGAAACAtttcagctgcagcggcaatGTGGTTAGTGCTAACCAGTTTGGATGTAATTCGTCTCCAGCTGAATTCATTTGCAAGAAAGGTAAACACTCATTTTATGTGCAACTGttgtaaaacaaataaaaattagtGCTGCAACCGTTGTATCGGATCTGTCAATGGATTTCCCGAtagatgtttttttttcatttttatttttacgcGTTGCCGGTTAAGTTTAGTTTATTTTATACCTTTTCTTATATTACGTCCGGATTCACTTtgattattaaattataacaTTATTGATAATTATCAGACTAAAACGTTTTGTCCCGCTGCTATGTAATATTTGCGGAATATACGAAATATACTCGATATATTTTTCCTTGCGTGTGGCGTTTACCAACACTGCCATTTTGACGCAGCTCTCGCCCTCTGCTTTTGGCCTGTTTTTCTTACCAACCGCGCAAATGTAAATTTCACTTGTTTAAAATGTCactgaaatttaaaaaaaattgaaaacaagcGTATATGACACTGAATGAACTACCTGCAAGCCTGAAAGGAAAGTTAACAAACATCGAAAC from Drosophila subobscura isolate 14011-0131.10 chromosome E, UCBerk_Dsub_1.0, whole genome shotgun sequence includes the following:
- the LOC117890211 gene encoding G patch domain and ankyrin repeat-containing protein 1 homolog, with product MNSAGDELHPNWLALTTLPLQLKCFVRAGHVEPAPPPINVTKHEINGLDGDEVQMFYKEVLETPATRPAFRPTLKKSNESRRSVQLPFDKSRFFRLAIGNKVEEMSQMHITDKQLNACDGYGWTALMMAACDGCKDAVSWLLHNGAQTDVRDKSGNTALALAKLKGHTEVVQILETSPSPTEDDTQGEIETTMPFHCSVCKRNYKETPWKIHQTSTVHQFNMKAFPSHKLVKFNISAKNRGLQLMVKQGWDREHGLGPTQSGRLYPVKTVLRKLRSGLGIEQPPAKVTHFKEFDPNATRRKDPGPQQRRSRQDMQREKLRDWKRNRRLRNELH